A segment of the Zingiber officinale cultivar Zhangliang chromosome 8B, Zo_v1.1, whole genome shotgun sequence genome:
gtttgtggttgggggataaaactcttttttttttgtttggataataaataaaagagcatgTCCCATGATTTTTCAAGGGGCCACTTTTGATTTTTAGTGGATGTTGTCATGCATCAGCCGATTTGACAATGAACTTCGCTCAATTCGCCTGTGTCATGGAAGCCAGCCACTGCCAGTCATCTTCCCACCTCCCTCCTCCTTTCTCCCTCTATATTAACGAATTATGCCCTCCAAGTCCTTCCAATCCAATCCAATCCATTTTGCACCGCCTtcgatctcttcttcttcttcttcttcttcttcttcttttttctccttaatttattataaatattCATGGTTTTCGAGTCAAGATCCTCAGTTGCCGCACTTGTTTGACTCCTCTGCTCCGCTCTGCTCCCAGATTAATCGGAACAGACAACTGAAATCAGTCCAAGCACGGCACTCATCTTCGTGATCTTGCGTTTCTTTTAAGTTACCGGAGATTGACAGGAGACAGCATTCGAGCGATCGAGCGATCTTGTCTCCATTTGCCGTGTTCTGTTTCTCCTTTTGCTAGCTACTCgattttcttccttctttcctTCCTTCCTCTTCTGCAGCTTCTCtgaaggtggtggtggtggtgcagTCGCTCCGATGGCGCAGAAAGAAGTCGCCGGAAGAGGAGAGCAAGCAGCTCTCTCAGTCTCCATAAGCATGCCGTCGTCTCCCTCTGGGGCTGCCTTCTCTGCTGCGATGAAGCTGCCGGAGCAGGACCCGAAACAGGGGAAGTCGTTCCGTTCGCAGCCCGTGACGGCGCGCGCCGCCGAACAGTGCGGGCACAGAGACAAACGCTTTGATCCGTTCAAGACTTGGTCCGGCAGACTGGAGAGGCAGCTCTCCAACCTGAGAGGGAAGCCGCAAGATCTGGATTGTGGCGGCGGCGGTGAGGATCAGGACGGTGAGGCTGTGCCAGCCGTGGATCGATACTTCGACGCGCTCGAGGGTCCGGAGCTGGAGACGCTGAGAGTGTCGGAGGTGTCGATTCTGCCGGAGGACGAGACATGGCCGTTCCTGCTCCGGTTCCCCATTTCCTCGTTCGGGATCTGCCTCGGCGTGAGCAGCCAAGCCATCCTGTGGAAGATGCTGGCCGACTCCCCGTCCGCCGGCTACCTCCACGTGACTCCGATCGTCAACCTCGCGCTCTGGTCCGCTTCCATCGCCATGACGGCGATCGTCTCCTGCATCTACCTCGCCAAGGTGGTGCTCTACTTCGAGGCCGTCCGGCGGGAGTACCACCACCCGGTGCGCGTCAACTTCTTCTTCGCGCCATGGATCACCGGGCTGTTCCTGGTGCTGGGCGCACCGGACTCGCTGGCGGCCGGCCGCCCGCCGGTGGCCGTGTGGTTCGTGCTGATGGCGCCCATCCTCTGCCTAGAGCTGAAGCTCTACGGGCAGTGGAT
Coding sequences within it:
- the LOC122015929 gene encoding S-type anion channel SLAH3-like, which gives rise to MAQKEVAGRGEQAALSVSISMPSSPSGAAFSAAMKLPEQDPKQGKSFRSQPVTARAAEQCGHRDKRFDPFKTWSGRLERQLSNLRGKPQDLDCGGGGEDQDGEAVPAVDRYFDALEGPELETLRVSEVSILPEDETWPFLLRFPISSFGICLGVSSQAILWKMLADSPSAGYLHVTPIVNLALWSASIAMTAIVSCIYLAKVVLYFEAVRREYHHPVRVNFFFAPWITGLFLVLGAPDSLAAGRPPVAVWFVLMAPILCLELKLYGQWMSGGQRRLSKVANPSNHLAIVGNFVGALAGASLGMEEAPMFFFAVGLAHYLVLFVTLYQRLPTNETLPKELHPVFFLFVAATSTACVAWARINGEFDYAARIPYFMAMFLYVSLAVRINFFRGFRFSLAWWAYTFPTTAFSIATIKYSMVVTNPLTQSLVVFFSGISAFAVCVLSISTIFHAFILRDLFPNDIPIAIANKRRPKLSKFIVHLRSIGSDTKDTEQALEV